A window of the Streptomyces sp. NBC_00250 genome harbors these coding sequences:
- the thiC gene encoding phosphomethylpyrimidine synthase ThiC, translating into MTIQDARTPASEQDDTSADGARTPGWHKGYVQGSRPDLRVPVRQVHLTNGKDVTLYDTSGPYTDPTVDTDVRRGLPPLRENWIISRGDTEEYAGRPARPEDDGIKHTSPRGGGLKNLDAVFPGRPRLPRRGRDGQAVTQLAYARRGEITPEMEYVAIRENVSPEVVREEIAAGRAVLPANVNHPEIEPMIIGKRFLVKVNANIGNSAVTSSIEEEVEKMTWATKWGADTVMDLSTGRNIHTTREWVLRNSPVPIGTVPLYQALEKVDGRAEDLTWEIYKDTVIEQAEQGVDYMTVHAGVLLPYVPLTARRKTGIVSRGGSIMAAWCLAHHKENFLYTNFEELCEILATYDVTYSLGDGLRPGSIADANDAAQFAELKTLGELNTIAKRHNVQTMIEGPGHVPMHKIKENIDLQQEICEEAPFYTLGPLTTDVAPAYDHITSGIGAAMIAWWGTAMLCYVTPKEHLGLPNRDDVKTGVITYKIAAHAADLAKGHPGAQEWDDALSDARFEFRWEDQFNLALDPDTAREFHDETLPAEPAKTAHFCSMCGPKFCSMKISQDIRREHGGDLKADEIEAGMAAKSAEFAATGNRVYLPLAD; encoded by the coding sequence ATGACCATTCAGGATGCACGCACGCCTGCCTCCGAGCAGGACGACACCTCTGCCGACGGCGCCCGCACGCCGGGCTGGCACAAGGGGTACGTCCAGGGCTCGCGCCCCGACCTCCGGGTGCCGGTCCGTCAGGTGCACCTCACCAACGGCAAGGACGTCACGCTGTACGACACGTCCGGCCCGTACACCGACCCCACCGTCGACACCGACGTACGGCGGGGCCTTCCGCCGCTGCGCGAGAACTGGATCATCTCGCGCGGCGACACCGAGGAGTACGCGGGCCGCCCGGCCCGCCCCGAGGACGACGGCATCAAGCACACCTCGCCGCGCGGCGGGGGGCTGAAGAACCTCGACGCCGTCTTCCCCGGCCGCCCGCGCCTGCCGCGCCGTGGCCGCGACGGCCAGGCCGTGACCCAGCTCGCGTACGCCCGCCGGGGCGAGATCACCCCGGAGATGGAGTACGTGGCGATCCGGGAGAACGTCTCCCCCGAGGTCGTACGGGAGGAGATCGCGGCAGGTCGCGCGGTGCTCCCGGCCAACGTCAACCACCCGGAGATCGAGCCGATGATCATCGGCAAGCGGTTCCTGGTGAAGGTCAACGCCAACATCGGCAACTCCGCCGTCACCTCCTCCATCGAGGAGGAGGTGGAGAAGATGACCTGGGCGACCAAGTGGGGCGCCGACACGGTCATGGACCTCTCCACCGGCCGCAACATCCACACCACCCGCGAGTGGGTCCTGCGCAACTCCCCCGTGCCGATCGGCACCGTGCCGCTCTACCAGGCGCTGGAGAAGGTCGACGGCAGGGCCGAGGACCTGACCTGGGAGATCTACAAGGACACGGTCATCGAGCAGGCCGAGCAGGGCGTGGACTACATGACCGTGCACGCCGGCGTACTCCTGCCGTACGTGCCGCTCACCGCGCGCCGCAAGACCGGCATCGTCTCGCGCGGCGGATCGATCATGGCCGCCTGGTGTCTCGCGCACCACAAGGAGAACTTCCTCTACACGAACTTCGAGGAGCTCTGCGAGATCCTCGCGACGTACGACGTCACGTACTCGCTGGGCGACGGGCTGCGTCCCGGCTCGATCGCGGACGCCAACGACGCCGCTCAGTTCGCCGAGCTGAAGACGCTGGGCGAGCTGAACACCATCGCCAAGCGGCACAACGTCCAGACCATGATCGAGGGCCCGGGCCACGTCCCGATGCACAAGATCAAGGAGAACATCGACCTCCAGCAGGAGATCTGCGAGGAGGCGCCGTTCTACACGCTCGGCCCGCTGACCACGGACGTGGCGCCCGCGTACGACCACATCACCTCCGGCATCGGTGCGGCGATGATCGCCTGGTGGGGCACGGCGATGCTCTGCTACGTCACGCCCAAGGAGCACCTGGGCCTGCCGAACCGCGACGACGTGAAGACCGGTGTCATCACGTACAAGATCGCGGCCCACGCGGCGGACCTCGCCAAGGGGCACCCGGGCGCGCAGGAGTGGGACGACGCGCTCTCGGACGCGCGGTTCGAGTTCCGCTGGGAGGACCAGTTCAACCTGGCCCTCGACCCGGACACCGCGCGTGAGTTCCACGACGAGACGCTGCCGGCGGAGCCCGCGAAGACCGCGCACTTCTGCTCGATGTGCGGTCCGAAGTTCTGCTCGATGAAGATCTCGCAGGACATCCGGCGGGAGCACGGCGGCGATCTGAAGGCGGACGAGATCGAGGCGGGCATGGCCGCGAAGTCGGCCGAGTTCGCGGCGACAGGCAACCGCGTGTACCTGCCGCTGGCGGACTGA
- a CDS encoding DUF5326 family protein, translating into MAVQEILAGMPWWVKWVAIPALALIVFGGLITSVLAFVVGVLFKVLLFVALVAGLIYVVRKFSSSDRSREEW; encoded by the coding sequence ATGGCCGTACAGGAGATTCTCGCGGGGATGCCCTGGTGGGTGAAGTGGGTGGCCATACCCGCGCTTGCCCTGATCGTCTTCGGCGGACTGATCACCAGCGTCCTGGCCTTCGTGGTCGGAGTGCTCTTCAAGGTGCTGCTCTTCGTGGCCCTCGTCGCCGGACTGATCTACGTCGTACGGAAGTTCAGCTCCTCCGACCGGTCGCGCGAGGAGTGGTAG
- a CDS encoding IclR family transcriptional regulator, whose product MATATQTAAPTLIGSVQRALRLLEAVSSHGEGAPAKQLARETGLPLPTTYHLLRTLTHEGYLVREKGVFVLGDAAVRLAGGGDVQNRRIKIEDSLARWRDEIGVPVYFALYREGEIELVAVADTPSAPAVEEWADFRETAHAHAIGQCLLSQLDLKSRQDHLDRHPVEAITPYTVRNQRLLLERLGGLGRMEPLVERQEYALGTVCAAIPITAGSAAAAMAISLPLHQEERLLPAVERLRTEIGRLFSSLAFSISI is encoded by the coding sequence TTGGCCACGGCTACGCAGACGGCTGCGCCTACCTTGATCGGCTCGGTGCAGCGGGCGCTGAGACTTCTGGAGGCCGTGTCCTCCCATGGGGAAGGCGCCCCGGCCAAACAGCTCGCCCGTGAGACGGGCCTTCCGCTGCCCACCACGTACCACCTGCTCCGCACCCTGACGCACGAGGGCTATCTGGTCCGCGAGAAGGGTGTGTTCGTCCTGGGCGACGCCGCGGTCCGACTGGCCGGCGGCGGAGATGTGCAGAATCGTCGCATCAAGATCGAAGACTCCCTTGCCCGTTGGCGGGACGAGATCGGTGTGCCCGTCTACTTCGCCCTCTATCGCGAGGGGGAGATCGAGCTCGTCGCTGTCGCCGACACCCCTTCCGCCCCCGCAGTGGAGGAATGGGCCGACTTTCGCGAGACCGCGCACGCCCACGCGATCGGGCAGTGTCTGCTGAGTCAACTCGATCTGAAATCTCGTCAAGACCACCTTGACCGCCACCCGGTGGAAGCCATCACTCCGTACACGGTGCGTAACCAGCGCCTGCTTTTGGAGCGTTTGGGCGGTTTGGGGCGAATGGAACCCCTGGTAGAGCGTCAGGAATATGCGCTCGGCACGGTCTGTGCCGCAATCCCCATCACTGCGGGTTCCGCGGCGGCCGCAATGGCCATTTCCCTCCCTCTTCACCAGGAAGAACGGTTGCTCCCAGCAGTCGAGCGGCTACGTACGGAGATCGGGAGGCTCTTCAGTTCCCTCGCGTTCTCTATCAGTATCTGA
- a CDS encoding YibE/F family protein, producing the protein MTSPQQPPEPHSPDQDHGPHEHAQAHGSHGHGQAHGSHGHSHNHGPATPVSRHLRRVIAAILIPFATAVVVGLVVLWPGGTPAHERTGVGFDRQTEQGKVVAVEQVDCASVNAGQVPPTGDTSTPQGREAVNAQQGECEKATIEVTSGPEKGRTFTEIVQPDAPRQLHEGQGVVVAYAPDAPRDLQYSVTDVNRKLPMAVLAGIFAVAVVVVGRMKGVMALVALVVSFLILTFFILPAILDGSNPLVVAVVGSSAIMLIALYMCHGLSARTSVAVLGTLISLLLIGLLGSVFIGWASLSGNTDDNTGLIHGLYPNIDMSGLLLAGVIIGSLGVLDDVTVTQTSAVWELHQADPGMGPRALYRAGIRIGRDHIASVVNTLVLAYAGAALPLLLLFSIAQSSMGTVANSELVAVEIVRTLVGSIGLVASVPLTTALAALVVSADRTEAGGLPATGGRKPAAARGGRRRRAK; encoded by the coding sequence GTGACTTCCCCCCAGCAGCCTCCCGAGCCGCACTCCCCCGACCAGGATCATGGCCCTCACGAGCATGCTCAGGCACACGGCTCGCACGGGCACGGTCAGGCACACGGATCCCACGGGCACAGCCACAACCACGGGCCCGCCACCCCGGTGTCCCGGCACCTGCGCAGGGTCATCGCCGCGATCCTGATCCCCTTCGCCACGGCGGTCGTGGTCGGGCTCGTGGTCCTGTGGCCCGGTGGCACGCCGGCGCACGAGCGCACCGGCGTGGGCTTCGACCGGCAGACCGAGCAGGGCAAGGTCGTCGCCGTCGAGCAGGTCGACTGCGCTTCCGTGAACGCGGGGCAGGTCCCGCCGACCGGTGACACCTCGACCCCGCAGGGGCGCGAGGCGGTCAACGCGCAGCAGGGGGAGTGCGAGAAGGCGACGATCGAGGTCACCAGCGGTCCGGAGAAGGGGCGTACGTTCACCGAGATCGTGCAGCCGGACGCACCGCGCCAACTGCACGAGGGACAGGGCGTGGTGGTGGCGTACGCGCCCGACGCCCCGCGCGATCTGCAGTACTCGGTCACCGATGTGAACCGGAAGCTCCCGATGGCGGTGCTCGCCGGGATCTTCGCCGTCGCGGTCGTGGTCGTCGGCCGGATGAAGGGCGTGATGGCACTCGTCGCGCTCGTCGTGAGCTTCCTGATCCTGACGTTCTTCATCCTGCCTGCGATCCTGGACGGGTCGAATCCGCTGGTCGTGGCGGTGGTCGGATCGAGCGCCATCATGCTGATCGCGCTGTACATGTGCCACGGTCTCTCGGCCCGCACCTCGGTCGCGGTGCTCGGGACGCTGATCTCCCTGCTGCTGATCGGTCTGCTCGGCTCGGTGTTCATCGGCTGGGCCTCGCTGAGCGGCAACACCGACGACAACACCGGGCTGATCCACGGCCTGTACCCGAACATCGACATGTCCGGCCTGCTCCTGGCCGGGGTGATCATCGGTTCGCTCGGTGTGCTCGACGACGTCACGGTCACCCAGACGTCGGCGGTCTGGGAGCTGCACCAGGCCGACCCGGGCATGGGGCCGCGCGCGCTGTACCGGGCCGGGATCCGGATCGGCCGCGACCACATCGCCTCGGTCGTGAACACACTGGTGCTCGCCTACGCGGGTGCCGCCCTCCCGCTGCTGCTGCTCTTCTCCATCGCGCAGAGCAGCATGGGGACGGTGGCCAACAGCGAGCTGGTCGCCGTGGAGATCGTCCGGACGCTCGTCGGGTCGATCGGTCTGGTCGCCTCCGTGCCGCTCACCACGGCGCTCGCGGCCCTGGTGGTCTCCGCCGACCGCACGGAGGCCGGGGGACTGCCGGCGACGGGTGGCCGGAAGCCCGCGGCCGCACGCGGCGGACGGCGCCGTCGCGCGAAGTGA
- a CDS encoding SsgA family sporulation/cell division regulator yields MRESVQAEVLMSFLVSEELSFKIPVELRYETRDPYAVRMTFHLPGDAPVTWAFGRELLLDGINRPSGDGDVHIAPTEPEGLSDVSIRLQVGGDRALFRASAPPLVAFLDRTDKLVPLGQERTLGDFEDNLEAALGKILAEENAGPAA; encoded by the coding sequence ATGCGAGAGTCCGTTCAGGCCGAGGTCCTGATGAGCTTCCTCGTCTCCGAGGAGCTCTCCTTCAAGATCCCGGTAGAACTGCGATATGAGACCCGGGATCCCTACGCGGTGCGGATGACCTTCCACCTCCCCGGAGACGCGCCTGTGACCTGGGCGTTCGGCAGAGAGCTGCTGCTCGACGGGATCAACCGGCCGAGTGGGGACGGTGATGTGCACATCGCCCCGACGGAGCCCGAGGGACTCTCGGACGTGTCCATCCGACTCCAGGTCGGTGGCGACCGCGCCCTGTTCCGGGCCAGCGCACCGCCGCTGGTCGCCTTCCTCGACCGTACGGACAAGCTCGTTCCGCTCGGTCAGGAACGGACACTCGGCGACTTCGAGGACAACCTGGAAGCCGCACTGGGCAAGATCCTGGCCGAGGAGAACGCCGGACCGGCGGCCTGA